The following proteins are encoded in a genomic region of Vanessa tameamea isolate UH-Manoa-2023 chromosome 4, ilVanTame1 primary haplotype, whole genome shotgun sequence:
- the LOC113396656 gene encoding type II inositol 1,4,5-trisphosphate 5-phosphatase has translation MNHEEIKCVVQEKFLSSERVTAFLCDAKVLHPEWVKKDRLLAIVEYGDEKAVFCLFTSCYPPKSFTDLSIEIVLPIDNSFKCEIDNKPSDPEAILYLNLQSRNNKFKFEIQMTPRVDNFVDDLFRGIEAVNKVHIQPEFVWLKKYNGKNEDDILAHSLVVPRSGVTQPQAPVAIRESLIKRKMCDKEFDYTFTKKFTIFCGTWNVNDKSPVMPLKDWLCVDKEPPDIYAVGFQELDLSKETFLFDQTLREDEWYHAVVTYVDKRAKYVKVEKVRLVGMLLIVLIKEKHYSHVRNVICDTVGTGIMGKMGNKGGVSIRFDLHNTSICFVNSHLAAHVEEYERRNQDFRDICNRTRFAQLNQQPKAIKDHDHIYWLGDLNYRITELDPQSVKKFVSENNFAPVLEWDQLKQQHKNSNVFAGYLEGIINFKPTYKYDPGTDNWDSSEKNRAPAWCDRIFWKGENITQLAYRSHPTLNISDHKPVSAIFTSEIKIIDEEKYRKVYEEVIKQLDKLENELIPQVKVDVTEIDFGTVRYLELQVRTIIIKNTGKLPVEFEFIKKLDEANFCKEWLIVEPYKKCICADESCEIQLKVLINKTSACKMNAGTDKLYDILVLHLYGGKDIFITVNGTYQRSCFGCSIEVLVNLNIPIREVPVGKLIELESKRDQCVSNQSTYSIPKEIWFLVDHIYLHGLKEPNLFEQPGLHSEVLQIRDWLDSGSIDPIPGSIHSVAEALLLLLESTADPIIPYNLQSVCLRASANYLQCKQIIMELPEFRKNVFLYLCEFLQEALQHSAENGLDSKTLSTLFGAIFLRDNPNLMQEPQSRINKQVIDKKKAQFVYHFLINDHSDLIFSR, from the coding sequence atgaatcacGAGGAGATAAAATGTGTGGTACAAGAAAAGTTTCTATCGAGTGAACGAGTAACAGCATTTCTATGCGATGCAAAAGTGCTCCACCCGGAATGGGTAAAAAAGGACAGGCTCTTAGCAATCGTGGAATATGGAGATGAGAAAgctgttttttgtttatttacgtcATGTTACCCACCGAAATCTTTCACTGACTTATCTATAGAAATAGTACTGCCAATTGACAATAGTTTTAAGTGTGAAATAGACAACAAACCTTCAGATCCTGAGGCAATTTTGTACCTGAATTTACAGtcacgtaataataaatttaagtttgaaaTCCAAATGACTCCTCGCGTAGATAACTTTGTGGATGATCTGTTTCGAGGTATAGAAGCTGTTAATAAAGTACATATACAGCCTGAGTTTGTTTGgctgaaaaaatataatggcAAAAATGAAGATGACATCTTAGCTCATAGCCTGGTCGTCCCACGGAGTGGCGTCACACAACCACAGGCTCCCGTAGCAATCAGAGAGAGTCTCATAAAGCGGAAAATGTGTGATAAAGAATTTGATTATACATTTAccaaaaaatttacaatattctgTGGGACTTGGAATGTTAATGATAAATCTCCTGTAATGCCACTTAAGGATTGGTTATGTGTAGATAAAGAGCCACCCGATATTTATGCAGTTGGTTTTCAAGAATTAGATCTCTCAAAGGAAACTTTTCTTTTTGATCAAACACTGAGAGAAGATGAATGGTACCATGCAGTTGTGACATATGTGGATAAAAGAGCTAAATATGTTAAGGTAGAAAAAGTGAGGCTAGTGGGTATGTTGCTGATTGTCCTTATCAAAGAGAAACACTATTCTCACGTCCGTAATGTCATTTGTGACACGGTTGGAACAGGTATTATGGGTAAAATGGGAAACAAAGGTGGAGTGTCAATAAGGTTTGACTTACATAATACCTCTATATGTTTCGTTAACTCTCATTTAGCTGCACATGTTGAAGAGTATGAAAGGAGAAATCAAGACTTCAGAGACATTTGCAATAGAACAAGGTTTGCACAGCTTAATCAACAGCCAAAAGCAATTAAAGATCATGACCACATTTACTGGCTGGGAGATCTTAATTATCGTATCACTGAACTAGATCCGCAAAGTGTTAAAAAGTTTGTCagtgaaaataattttgcaCCTGTCTTGGAGTGGGATCAGTTAAAACAACAGCATAAGAATAGTAATGTATTTGCCGGATACTTAGAGGGCATCATTAACTTTAAACCAACTTACAAATATGATCCAGGAACTGATAATTGGGATTCAAGTGAGAAAAACCGTGCACCCGCTTGGTGTGATAGAATTTTTTGGAAGGGTGAAAACATTACACAACTAGCTTACAGAAGTCATCCAACTTTAAACATAAGTGACCATAAGCCTGTGTCCGCAATATTCACAtcagaaatcaaaataattgatgaggaaaaatatagaaaagtGTATGAGGaagttataaaacaattagaTAAACTTGAAAATGAACTCATACCACAAGTAAAGGTTGATGTGACCGAAATAGACTTTGGCACAGTTAGGTACTTAGAACTGCAAGTaagaacaattataataaagaacacTGGCAAATTGCCTGTAGAGTTTGAATTTATCAAGAAACTTGATGAAGCAAATTTCTGCAAAGAATGGCTTATTGTTGAAccttacaaaaaatgtatttgtgcTGATGAGTCATGTGAAATTCAACTTaaagtacttataaataaaacttcagcATGTAAAATGAACGCTGGAACTGACAAATTGTATGACATTTTAGTTCTCCATTTATATGGTGGAAAAGATATTTTCATCACAGTAAATGGAACCTACCAAAGAAGTTGCTTTGGATGTTCAATTGAAGTGCTAGTCAACTTAAACATCCCAATAAGAGAAGTACCTGTTGGAAAACTCATAGAACTTGAAAGCAAGAGAGACCAATGTGTTTCCAACCAGTCAACATATTCTATACCAAAAGAAATATGGTTTTTAGTTGACCACATTTATCTTCATGGCTTAAAAGAGCCCAATCTGTTTGAACAGCCAGGTTTACATTCAGAAGTGTTGCAGATAAGAGACTGGTTGGATAGTGGGTCCATAGATCCTATACCAGGAAGTATACATTCAGTTGCTGAAGCACTTCTCTTATTATTAGAGAGTACAGCAGATCCAATTATACCCTATAATCTCCAGTCTGTGTGTCTCAGAGCATCTGCAAACTATTTACAATGTAAGCAGATTATAATGGAATTGCCAGAGTTTAGAAAAAATGTCTTCCTATATTTATGTGAGTTTTTACAAGAGGCTTTACAGCATAGCGCCGAAAATGGATTAGATTCGAAAACTTTATCGACTCTTTTTGGTGCAATATTTCTAAGAGATAATCCTAACTTGATGCAAGAGCCGCAATCTCGGATAAACAAACAAGTTATAGACAAAAAGAAAGCTCAGTTTGTTTACCACTTCCTTATAAATGATCACAGTGACTTAATATTTTCCagatag
- the LOC113396657 gene encoding uncharacterized protein LOC113396657, translated as MGAAPTDWQLECTELKQRGAYLLQSGQWSDCTFLVGTEPNQVVLVGHKLILAMASPVFEAMFYGGMAERNESIPIVDVQIDAFKALLEYIYTGNINISSFDKACELCYGAKKYMLPHLVKECTRYLWSDLYPRNACRAYEFARLFEENVLMEKCIQIISTNTKEVLNDSSFEEVELNTVITVFSLDHLNVDSELDLFEAAVRYAKALEKRTERSVSPPRECASENRQKSPIPSTSQEKEQVVNVDSSAESSPETVMDTCRANDSDTTAPPIEHNKKPKTEHKEKVSIRSAVEKIRFLTLSPQQFAGGPARSALLSESEAFAVLMNILSTSTDVPLPAGFSASRVPRKQLIGGGPPCNMPTFTVDTPSPVAVEQVWCAPELSRPQPCVTYPRPSRQDGVRAPYSIPNPMSGLVVMDEMHSNNMHKIYCQRAIVQHTDCLNTSALDCSVTFMVDKNIYVLGVQVPTQAPSEESGGGAGGASGYSELLYAHLLDADGARLSYTHYTNRVPYRHLLDIMFNRRVYIQRNKVYKVGIVFNKVGWYPMGTCAQQVAAESVFFNFGIGHSSDSVRDGLIRSIIFTY; from the exons ATGGGAGCTGCACCTACGGATTGGCAGCTGGAATGTACGGAGCTGAAACAGAGAGGTGCCTATCTACTCCAGTCAGGACAATGGTCTGATTGCACTTTCTTAGTAGGCACGGAGCCCAACCAGGTAGTCCTTGTTGGTCACAAATTGATACTCGCTATGGCATCGCCAGTTTTTGAAGCTATGTTTTATGGCGGTATGGCAGAACGGAATGAGAGTATACCTATTGTTGATGTCCAAATAGATGCATTTAAAGCTTTATTAga atacataTACACAGGTAACATAAACATCAGTTCATTTGACAAGGCTTGTGAATTGTGTTATGGAGCCAAGAAATATATGCTACCTCATTTAGTCAAAGAGTGCACAAGGTACCTTTGGTCTGATCTGTATCCAAGAAATGCATGCAGGGCCTATGAATTTGCACGACTGTttgaagaaaatgttttaatggaGAAATGTATTCAG attatcaGCACAAATACCAAGGAGGTATTAAATGACAGCAGTTTCGAAGAGGTTGAATTAAATACAGTAATCACAGTCTTCTCCTTAGACCATCTTAACGTTGACAGTGAACTGGATCTGTTTGAAGCAGCCGTCAG gTATGCAAAAGCTCTAGAAAAAAGGACTGAGAGAAGTGTCAGCCCACCCAGAGAATGTGCATCTGAGAACAGGCAAAAGAGTCCCATTCCATCTACTTCTCAGGAAAAGGAAcag GTAGTTAATGTTGATAGCAGTGCAGAGAGTAGTCCAGAGACAGTAATGGATACATGTCGTGCCAATGATTCGGATACCACAGCCCCTCCGATTGAACACAACAAGAAACCAAAGACAG AACATAAAGAGAAAGTGTCGATTCGGAGTGCAGTAGAGAAGATCCGCTTCCTGACACTGTCGCCGCAGCAGTTCGCGGGCGGCCCGGCGCGCTCGGCGCTGCTCAGCGAGTCGGAGGCCTTCGCTGTGCTCATGAACATTCTGTCCACCAGCACCGACGTGCCGCTTCCCGCCGGCTTCTCTGCGTCGCGCGTGCCTCGCAAGCAACTCATCGGTGGAGGTCCACCCTGTAAT ATGCCGACATTCACGGTGGACACGCCTAGCCCAGTGGCGGTGGAGCAGGTGTGGTGCGCGCCAGAGTTGTCGCGCCCGCAGCCCTGTGTCACCTACCCGCGCCCCTCCCGACAGGACG GTGTACGAGCACCCTATTCAATCCCCAACCCAATGTCAGGCTTGGTGGTGATGGATGAGATGCACAGCAACAACATGCACAAGATTTACTGTCAGCGAGCCATAGTGCAGCACACGGACTGCCTCAATACAAGTGCCCTGGACTGCTCTGTTACATTCATGGTcgataaaaatatctatgtgCTTGGTGTTCAG GTGCCGACGCAGGCGCCGAGCGAGgagagcggcggcggcgcgggcggcgccagCGGCTACTCGGAGCTGCTGTACGCGCACCTGCTGGACGCCGACGGCGCGCGCCTGTCCTACACGCACTACACCAACCGCGTGCCCTACCGACACCTGCTCGACATCATGTTCAACCGCCGCGTCTACATCCAGCGGAACAAG GTATATAAAGTGGGTATAGTGTTCAATAAGGTGGGATGGTATCCCATGGGCACGTGCGCGCAGCAGGTCGCCGCAGAATCCGTCTTCTTCAACTTTGGCATCGGACACAGCAGCGACTCTGTGCGTGATGGTCTCATACGatctattatatttacatactag
- the LOC113396659 gene encoding prolactin regulatory element-binding protein — MSRNRCDGLLAKVDFPLYTLQTLTNRHVLVAGGGGASNTGVANGFEIFELSHNGTRFVAEEVMRYETGPNVVMTCFVQNVQNKIYLAAGQESHCQLYKVNVKMVDAAEMRRGSFRAENGLVRRRRTISENDNISKMESHNHTTDKRMSFEIRPCDSVQTDFGNDPLQRVVTISHDGKLMATGGFDGKVRVWSFPKMQLLFELQGHTKELDDLDFSPCDSRLVSIAKDGQALVWDTKAKAAPLLSLTCQPPNGTKYLFRRCKFGDVEDRKGEYRMFTIANPLARSGKQKGLVQLWEPVSGQLRKTVVVAESLSALAVRDDGRFVGVGTMFSGSVDIYIAFSLQRVLHVGGAHGMFVTGLQWVGASALTARSEAALLSISVDNRLVVHTLPYPGTVPVWVAILLIIFVLFCTFCLCSYLGI, encoded by the exons ATGTCTCGCAATAGATGCGATGGTTTACTTGCGAAGGTCGATTTTCCTCTTTACACGCTTCAGACTCTGACGAATCGTCACGTTCTTGTAGCGGGAGGAGGTGGAGCATCGAACACGGGTGTCGCAAATGGATTC gaAATATTTGAACTATCACACAATGGAACGCGATTCGTCGCTGAAGAGGTGATGAGGTACGAGACGGGACCAAATGTGGTTATGACATGTTTTGTACAGAATGTGCAGAACAAGATATACCTGGCAGCAGGTCAGGAGAGTCATTGCCAGCTGTACAAAGTTAATGTTAAAATGGTGGATGCAGCAGAGATGCGTCGCGGGAGCTTTCGCGCCGAAAACGGCCTCGTACGCCGTCGCCGTACTATATCCGAGAACGATAATATATCGAAAATGGAAAGCCATAATCACACTACAGACAAAAGGATGTCTTTTGAAATTAGGCCTTGTGACAGTGTGCAAACAGATTTTGG AAATGATCCACTGCAACGAGTTGTGACCATAAGTCATGATGGTAAACTGATGGCCACAGGCGGATTTGATGGAAAAGTGAGAGTCTGGTCATTTCCTAAAATGCAACTGTTATTTGAACTGCAAGGACACACCAAAGAG CTTGATGACCTTGACTTCAGCCCATGTGATAGTCGGTTAGTGAGTATAGCCAAAGATGGACAGGCATTAGTTTGGGACACGAAAGCTAAAGCGGCACCCCTCTTAAGTCTAACATGTCAACCTCCAAACGGCACTAAGTACCTCTTTAGAAGATGCAA atTCGGCGACGTAGAAGATAGAAAAGGCGAATACCGAATGTTCACAATCGCGAACCCCCTAGCTCGTTCAGGCAAGCAAAAGGGTCTGGTGCAGCTGTGGGAACCTGTGAGCGGTCAGCTACGGAAGACGGTGGTGGTGGCGGAGTCGCTTTCCGCACTCGCAGTGCGCGACGACGGCAGATTCGTAGGCGTCGGCACCATGTTCAGCGGATCCGTGGACATTTATATAGCTTTTAGTTTACAG CGCGTGCTGCACGTGGGCGGCGCGCACGGCATGTTCGTGACGGGGCTGCAGTGGGTGGGCGCGTCCGCCCTCACCGCGCGCAGCGAGGCCGCGCTGCTCTCCATCTCCGTCGACAACCGCCTCGTCGTGCACACGCTGCCCTACCCCG gtACTGTTCCTGTCTGGGTTGCCATCCTACTCATTATATTCGTATTGTTCTGTACCTTCTGTTTATGTTCATATTTAGGTATATAA